A single Parabacteroides timonensis DNA region contains:
- the rplQ gene encoding 50S ribosomal protein L17, with product MRHNKKFNHLGRTNTHREAMLSNMASSLIKHKRIFTTTAKAKALRKFVEPLITKCKEDTTHSRRIVFSTLQDKNAVTELFKEVAQKIGDRPGGYTRIIKTGNRLGDNAAMCFIELVDYNENMLKETTAAKTTKTRRSRKKSTAAETAPVAEAPAAETTEEKAAE from the coding sequence ATGAGACATAATAAAAAATTCAATCATTTAGGTCGTACGAATACTCACCGTGAAGCAATGCTGTCTAATATGGCTTCTTCTTTGATCAAGCATAAGAGAATCTTTACGACAACAGCAAAAGCGAAAGCACTTCGTAAGTTTGTTGAACCTCTGATCACTAAATGTAAAGAGGATACAACTCACTCAAGACGTATCGTATTCAGTACATTACAGGACAAAAATGCTGTAACAGAACTTTTCAAAGAAGTAGCTCAGAAGATCGGTGATCGTCCGGGTGGTTATACCAGAATTATCAAGACTGGTAACCGTTTAGGTGACAACGCTGCAATGTGCTTCATTGAATTAGTAGACTATAACGAAAACATGTTGAAAGAAACAACAGCTGCAAAAACTACGAAAACAAGACGTTCTCGTAAGAAATCTACAGCTGCTGAAACTGCTCCGGTTGCTGAAGCACCTGCTGCAGAAACAACAGAAGAAAAAGCTGCAGAATAA
- a CDS encoding DNA-directed RNA polymerase subunit alpha, translating to MAILAFQKPDKVLMLEADNFFGKFEFRPLEPGYGITIGNALRRILLSSLEGFAITSIKIEGVDHEFGTIPGVIEDVTNIILNLKQVRFKHIVDDIENEKVSITVSGSEVFKAGDIGKQLTGFEVLNPDLVICRLDPNASFQIELTINKGRGYVPADENRDPNADVHVIAIDSIYTPIRNVKYSIENFRVEQKTDYEKLVLEIATDGSIHPKEALKEAAKILIHHFMLFSDEKIAIETVDTDGNEEFDEEVLHMRQLLKSKLADMDLSVRALNCLKAADVETLGELVKFNKNDLLKFRNFGKKSLTELDELLESLNLSFGMDITKYKLDKE from the coding sequence ATGGCGATATTAGCATTTCAAAAACCCGATAAAGTATTAATGTTGGAAGCGGACAATTTCTTCGGAAAGTTTGAATTTCGTCCGTTGGAACCCGGCTATGGTATTACTATAGGTAATGCTCTGCGTCGTATTCTCCTGTCGTCGCTTGAAGGTTTTGCTATTACATCCATTAAGATCGAAGGGGTTGACCATGAATTTGGTACAATCCCCGGTGTTATTGAAGATGTAACAAACATTATCTTGAACTTGAAACAGGTACGGTTCAAGCATATTGTAGACGACATAGAGAATGAAAAAGTAAGTATTACTGTTTCGGGTTCGGAAGTGTTCAAAGCCGGTGATATAGGTAAACAGCTGACCGGATTCGAAGTATTGAATCCTGACCTGGTTATTTGCCGTTTGGATCCGAACGCTAGTTTCCAGATTGAATTAACGATAAATAAAGGACGCGGATATGTACCCGCTGACGAAAACAGAGATCCGAATGCAGACGTTCACGTTATTGCTATCGACTCTATTTACACTCCTATACGTAACGTTAAGTATTCAATCGAGAACTTCCGTGTTGAGCAAAAGACGGACTACGAAAAGTTGGTTCTTGAAATAGCCACAGATGGTTCTATTCATCCGAAGGAAGCGTTGAAAGAAGCTGCTAAAATTCTGATTCACCATTTTATGTTGTTTTCAGATGAAAAGATTGCGATCGAGACAGTTGATACTGACGGCAATGAAGAATTCGATGAAGAAGTACTTCACATGCGTCAGTTGCTTAAGAGCAAGTTAGCAGATATGGATCTTTCCGTTCGTGCATTGAATTGCTTAAAAGCTGCAGATGTTGAAACATTAGGTGAACTGGTTAAGTTCAACAAGAATGATTTGTTGAAATTCCGTAACTTCGGTAAGAAGTCGCTCACTGAACTTGATGAACTGCTTGAAAGCTTGAACCTTTCATTCGGTATGGATATCACGAAATATAAATTAGATAAAGAGTAA
- the rpsD gene encoding 30S ribosomal protein S4, protein MARYTGPKTRIARKFGEAIFGPDKVLSKKNYPPGQHGNARKRKTSEYGIQLREKQKAKYTYGVLEKQFRNLFEKAQRSKGITGEVLLQLLEGRLDNVVFRLGMAPTRAAARQLVSHRHITVDGKVVNIPSYSLKPGQIVGVREKSKSLEVIADALSGFNHSKYPWIEWDQSSLSGKLLHLPERTDIPENIKEQLIVELYSK, encoded by the coding sequence ATGGCAAGATATACTGGACCAAAAACAAGAATTGCCCGTAAGTTTGGTGAGGCTATATTCGGACCGGATAAAGTTCTTTCTAAAAAGAATTATCCTCCCGGACAACATGGTAACGCCAGAAAGAGAAAAACTTCTGAATACGGAATTCAGCTTCGCGAGAAGCAAAAAGCAAAATACACTTATGGTGTATTGGAAAAACAATTTAGAAACCTGTTTGAAAAAGCACAGCGTTCAAAAGGTATTACCGGTGAAGTTCTACTTCAGTTGTTGGAAGGCCGTCTGGACAATGTAGTTTTCCGTTTGGGTATGGCTCCTACAAGAGCAGCAGCCCGTCAGTTGGTTTCTCACCGTCACATCACAGTGGATGGTAAGGTTGTGAATATTCCTTCTTACTCTTTGAAACCCGGTCAGATCGTTGGTGTTAGAGAAAAATCCAAATCTTTGGAAGTGATTGCTGATGCATTGTCAGGGTTCAATCACAGCAAATACCCTTGGATTGAGTGGGATCAGTCTTCTTTAAGCGGAAAATTACTGCATCTGCCGGAAAGAACTGACATTCCTGAAAACATTAAAGAGCAGTTGATCGTAGAATTGTATTCTAAATAA
- the rpsK gene encoding 30S ribosomal protein S11 has product MAKKTVAAKKRNVKVDAYGQAHIHSSFNNIIVSLANSEGQVISWSSAGKMGFRSSKKNTPYAAQMAAQDCAKVAYDLGLRKVKVFVKGPGNGRESAIRTIHGAGIEVTEIVDVTPLPHNGCRPPKKRRV; this is encoded by the coding sequence ATGGCAAAAAAAACAGTCGCAGCAAAGAAGAGAAACGTAAAAGTTGACGCTTATGGTCAAGCTCATATTCATTCTTCTTTTAATAACATTATTGTGTCTCTTGCCAATAGCGAAGGTCAAGTTATTAGTTGGTCTTCTGCAGGTAAGATGGGATTCAGAAGTTCTAAAAAGAACACTCCGTATGCCGCTCAGATGGCAGCACAAGATTGTGCTAAGGTAGCTTATGATCTTGGTTTGAGAAAAGTAAAAGTATTCGTTAAAGGACCGGGTAACGGACGTGAGTCTGCTATCAGAACTATTCATGGTGCCGGTATTGAAGTAACGGAAATTGTTGACGTTACTCCGCTGCCTCACAATGGTTGTCGTCCTCCGAAGAAAAGAAGAGTATAA
- the rpsM gene encoding 30S ribosomal protein S13, with protein MAIRIVGVDLPQNKRGEIALTYIYGIGRSASKSILEKAGVDRDIKVKDWTDDQAAKVREVIGAEYKVEGDLRSEVQLNIKRLMDIGCYRGVRHRIGLPLRGQSTKNNARTRKGKKKTVANKKKATK; from the coding sequence ATGGCTATAAGAATAGTTGGTGTAGACTTGCCACAAAATAAAAGAGGAGAAATCGCTTTGACTTATATCTACGGTATCGGTCGGAGTGCTTCAAAATCTATTTTAGAGAAAGCAGGCGTTGATCGTGATATCAAAGTGAAAGACTGGACAGATGATCAAGCTGCAAAAGTACGTGAAGTCATTGGCGCTGAGTACAAGGTAGAAGGTGATCTTCGTTCAGAAGTTCAGCTTAACATTAAACGTCTGATGGATATCGGATGTTACAGAGGTGTTCGTCACCGTATTGGATTGCCTTTAAGAGGTCAGAGCACAAAAAATAATGCTCGTACTCGTAAGGGTAAGAAGAAAACTGTTGCAAATAAGAAAAAAGCTACTAAATAA
- the ykgO gene encoding type B 50S ribosomal protein L36, whose product MKVRASLKKRTPECKIVRRKGRLYVINKKNPKYKQRQG is encoded by the coding sequence ATGAAAGTAAGAGCATCTTTAAAGAAGCGTACCCCGGAATGTAAAATTGTAAGAAGAAAGGGTCGCTTATACGTAATTAACAAGAAAAATCCTAAGTATAAACAACGTCAGGGATAA
- the infA gene encoding translation initiation factor IF-1 codes for MAKQAAIEQDGVIIEALSNAMFRVELENGHELTAHISGKMRMHYIKILPGDKVRVEMSPYDLSKGRIAFRYK; via the coding sequence ATGGCTAAACAAGCAGCTATTGAACAAGATGGAGTAATTATTGAAGCATTGTCGAATGCAATGTTTCGTGTAGAATTAGAGAACGGACATGAGCTTACCGCTCACATTTCAGGAAAGATGCGTATGCATTATATTAAAATCCTTCCTGGTGACAAGGTAAGAGTCGAAATGTCTCCGTATGATTTATCAAAAGGTAGAATTGCTTTTAGATATAAATAA
- the map gene encoding type I methionyl aminopeptidase, producing MIYLKTDEEIELMRSANQLVGQTLGELAKHIAPGVTTLQLDKIAEEFIRDNGAVPAFLGYGGFPNSICASVNEQVVHGIPSSKTILKEGDVISVDCGTILNGFVGDSAYTFCVGEVSPEVRKLLKTTKESLYLGIQQAVEGKRIGDVSNAVQKYCESNGYSVVRELVGHGIGRKMHEEPEVPNYGRYGCGPLLRSGMCICIEPMINMGSKNVVFEKDGWTVRTKDRKCSAHFEHCIAIRPDGPQILSSFKFLEEVLGSNAI from the coding sequence ATGATCTATTTAAAGACAGATGAAGAAATCGAGTTGATGCGTTCGGCTAACCAGTTGGTTGGTCAGACACTGGGAGAGTTAGCTAAACATATCGCTCCCGGAGTAACAACTCTTCAACTCGATAAGATTGCTGAAGAATTCATTAGGGATAATGGAGCTGTTCCTGCCTTTTTAGGGTATGGTGGTTTTCCTAATTCAATATGTGCTTCTGTAAATGAACAGGTAGTACATGGTATTCCTTCCTCGAAAACTATTTTAAAGGAAGGTGACGTCATATCGGTTGACTGTGGTACTATATTGAATGGTTTTGTTGGAGATTCAGCCTATACGTTTTGTGTAGGGGAGGTGTCTCCGGAAGTAAGGAAATTGTTGAAGACAACAAAGGAATCTCTTTACTTGGGTATTCAACAAGCTGTAGAAGGAAAGCGCATTGGGGATGTCAGTAATGCAGTACAAAAATATTGTGAATCGAACGGTTACTCTGTTGTCAGAGAATTGGTAGGACATGGTATTGGACGTAAAATGCATGAAGAACCTGAAGTACCGAATTATGGCAGATATGGTTGCGGACCTTTATTACGTAGTGGAATGTGCATTTGCATTGAACCTATGATCAATATGGGAAGCAAGAATGTAGTTTTTGAAAAGGATGGTTGGACAGTCCGGACTAAAGATAGAAAATGTTCTGCTCATTTCGAACATTGCATTGCTATCAGACCTGATGGACCACAAATCCTCTCTTCATTTAAGTTTTTAGAAGAAGTCCTAGGAAGTAACGCAATTTAA
- the secY gene encoding preprotein translocase subunit SecY has product MRAVETIKNIWKIEDLRNRILTTLLLVAIYRFGTYVVLPGIDPQALTALQAQTRGGLLALLDMFSGGAFSNASIFALGIMPYISASIVMQLLAIAVPSFQKLQREGESGRRKINQWTRYLTVAILLFQGPTYLVNLSVQLKAAGAALPPGIWFTISSTIILAAGSMFILWLGERITDKGVGNGISFIILIGIIARLPHSLFQEFISRTSEKTGGLVMFLFEMLFLLLVIAGAILLVQGTRKVPVQYAKRIIGNKQYGGARQYIPLKVNAANVMPIIFAQAIMFIPISIVGFSSTGDQSGFWAAFMDNTGFWYNFTFAVLIILFTYFYTAITINPTQMADDLKRNNGFIPGVKPGKSTKDYLDTIMDRITLPGAFFLALVAIMPAFARIAGVSMEFSQFFGGTSLLILVGVVLDTLQQVESHLLMRHYDGLLKSGRIKGRSGSVAAY; this is encoded by the coding sequence ATGAGAGCAGTTGAAACAATAAAAAATATCTGGAAGATTGAGGATCTGAGAAATCGGATCCTCACCACTCTTTTATTGGTGGCTATATATCGCTTCGGAACGTATGTAGTACTTCCTGGTATTGATCCTCAAGCGTTAACCGCTTTACAGGCGCAGACAAGAGGCGGATTGCTTGCACTGTTGGATATGTTTTCAGGTGGTGCATTCTCTAATGCTTCTATTTTTGCATTGGGTATTATGCCTTATATTTCCGCTTCAATTGTTATGCAGTTGTTAGCCATCGCAGTTCCTTCTTTCCAGAAACTACAGAGAGAAGGTGAGAGTGGTCGTAGAAAGATCAACCAATGGACTCGCTACCTGACAGTAGCTATCCTGTTATTCCAGGGACCGACATACCTTGTGAACTTAAGTGTTCAGTTAAAGGCCGCCGGTGCAGCTTTACCTCCGGGTATCTGGTTTACAATTTCTTCTACTATTATTCTGGCTGCAGGAAGTATGTTTATCTTATGGCTAGGTGAAAGAATTACAGATAAAGGTGTTGGAAATGGTATTTCATTTATCATTTTGATTGGTATCATAGCCCGTCTGCCGCATTCATTGTTCCAGGAATTTATTTCAAGAACAAGTGAAAAAACTGGTGGTCTGGTTATGTTCTTGTTTGAAATGCTGTTTCTTTTACTTGTTATTGCCGGTGCTATTTTATTGGTTCAGGGAACTCGTAAAGTACCCGTACAGTATGCAAAAAGAATTATAGGTAACAAACAGTATGGTGGTGCAAGACAGTATATCCCTTTAAAGGTAAATGCTGCTAACGTAATGCCTATCATCTTTGCCCAGGCAATTATGTTTATACCTATTTCTATTGTTGGATTCTCAAGCACTGGTGATCAGAGTGGTTTTTGGGCTGCATTTATGGATAATACCGGTTTCTGGTATAATTTCACTTTTGCGGTATTGATTATCCTCTTTACTTATTTCTATACAGCTATCACGATCAATCCGACGCAGATGGCTGATGATTTGAAGAGAAACAATGGATTTATTCCGGGTGTTAAGCCGGGAAAAAGTACCAAGGACTATCTGGATACAATCATGGACCGTATTACTCTACCGGGTGCATTCTTCTTGGCATTAGTAGCTATTATGCCCGCTTTTGCAAGAATCGCTGGTGTGAGTATGGAGTTCTCTCAGTTCTTTGGAGGTACATCTTTGTTGATTTTGGTTGGTGTAGTGTTAGATACATTACAGCAGGTCGAAAGTCATTTGTTGATGCGTCATTATGACGGTTTGTTGAAGTCAGGAAGAATTAAAGGACGTTCAGGCTCTGTAGCCGCTTATTAA
- the rplO gene encoding 50S ribosomal protein L15, producing MNLSNLKPAEGSTKTRKRIGRGPGSGLGGTSTRGHKGAKSRSGYSRKIGFEGGQMPIQRRLPKFGFKNINRVEYKAINLATLQLMAEAQNLTKIGVNELIEAGFISASQLVKILGNGSLTAKLEVEAHAFSKSAEAAIQAAGGTVVKL from the coding sequence ATGAACTTATCAAATTTAAAACCTGCTGAAGGATCTACTAAGACCAGAAAAAGAATCGGCCGTGGTCCGGGTTCAGGATTAGGAGGAACTTCAACAAGAGGTCATAAAGGAGCAAAGTCTAGATCAGGTTATTCAAGAAAGATCGGATTTGAAGGTGGTCAGATGCCAATTCAGAGACGTTTGCCTAAATTTGGTTTCAAGAATATTAACCGCGTAGAATATAAAGCTATCAATCTCGCAACATTACAGTTAATGGCTGAAGCTCAGAACTTAACTAAGATTGGTGTAAATGAATTGATCGAAGCTGGTTTTATTTCTGCATCTCAACTGGTTAAAATTCTTGGTAATGGTAGTCTGACTGCTAAATTAGAAGTTGAAGCTCACGCTTTCTCTAAGAGTGCAGAAGCAGCTATCCAAGCCGCAGGTGGAACTGTTGTTAAACTCTAA
- the rpmD gene encoding 50S ribosomal protein L30: protein MATIKIKQVKSRIKCPKDQKRTLDALGLTKLNRVVEHEATPAILGMVEKVKHLVSVEK, encoded by the coding sequence ATGGCGACTATTAAAATTAAACAAGTTAAGAGTAGAATTAAGTGCCCGAAAGACCAGAAAAGAACACTCGATGCACTGGGCCTGACAAAGTTGAACCGTGTGGTAGAACATGAAGCTACTCCGGCTATCTTGGGTATGGTTGAGAAAGTGAAACATTTGGTTTCGGTAGAAAAGTAA
- the rpsE gene encoding 30S ribosomal protein S5 has protein sequence MAGVNNRVKSTNDLELKDRLVAINRVTKVTKGGRTFSFAAIVVVGNEDGIIGWGLGKAGEVTTAIAKGVEAAKKNLIKVPVHKGTIPHEQLAKFGGAQVLIKPASHGTGVKAGGAMRAVLESVGITDVLAKSKGSSNPHNLVKATIAALGELRSPFVVAQNRGISVEKVFRG, from the coding sequence ATGGCAGGAGTTAATAATAGAGTTAAATCGACCAACGACTTAGAGTTGAAGGACAGATTAGTTGCAATCAACCGCGTAACTAAAGTAACAAAGGGTGGACGTACTTTTAGTTTTGCTGCTATTGTAGTAGTAGGAAACGAAGATGGTATCATCGGTTGGGGCTTAGGTAAAGCAGGTGAAGTAACGACAGCTATCGCTAAAGGTGTAGAAGCTGCTAAAAAGAATTTAATCAAGGTTCCTGTTCACAAAGGTACTATCCCTCACGAACAGCTTGCTAAATTTGGTGGTGCACAAGTTTTGATTAAGCCTGCATCTCACGGTACCGGTGTTAAAGCTGGTGGTGCTATGCGTGCTGTATTGGAAAGTGTTGGTATTACTGACGTTTTGGCAAAGTCAAAAGGTTCTTCAAACCCTCACAACTTAGTAAAAGCTACTATTGCTGCTTTGGGTGAATTGAGAAGTCCGTTTGTAGTTGCTCAGAACAGAGGTATTTCTGTTGAAAAAGTGTTTAGAGGTTAA
- the rplR gene encoding 50S ribosomal protein L18: MTTKEERRLKIKRGIRGKVSGTPECPRLTVFRSNKQIYAQVIDDTTGKTLAAASSLKLDVKAPKKEIAAKVGELIAKGAQEAGVQAVVFDRNGYLYHGRIKELADAARNGGLKF, encoded by the coding sequence ATGACAACGAAGGAAGAAAGAAGATTAAAAATAAAACGAGGTATACGTGGCAAAGTTTCAGGAACTCCTGAATGCCCGCGCCTTACTGTGTTTAGAAGCAACAAGCAGATCTATGCACAGGTTATAGATGATACTACAGGTAAAACTTTGGCTGCTGCTTCATCTTTGAAATTAGATGTTAAGGCTCCCAAGAAAGAAATCGCTGCCAAAGTTGGTGAACTGATCGCTAAAGGTGCTCAGGAAGCTGGTGTTCAGGCTGTTGTTTTCGACCGTAACGGTTACCTGTATCACGGAAGAATTAAAGAATTAGCTGATGCTGCACGTAACGGCGGCCTTAAATTTTAA
- the rplF gene encoding 50S ribosomal protein L6 translates to MSRIGKLPIHVPAGVTVTIKDSVVTVKGPKGEMTQAVNPDINVTLEDGVIHLTRPTEEKNHRALHGLYRSLINNMVIGVSEGYKKELELVGVGYRVSNTGQLLDLSLGYTHNIYLQLPKEVKVETKTERNKNPLIILESADKQLIGQICAKIRSFRMPEPYKGKGIKFVGEEIRRKSGKSAGK, encoded by the coding sequence ATGTCAAGAATAGGAAAATTACCAATTCATGTGCCAGCCGGTGTAACGGTTACGATTAAGGATAGCGTAGTGACTGTAAAAGGTCCTAAAGGCGAGATGACTCAGGCCGTAAATCCTGATATAAATGTAACTTTGGAAGACGGAGTTATTCATTTAACAAGACCGACAGAAGAAAAGAACCATCGTGCATTACATGGTTTGTATCGTTCTTTGATCAACAATATGGTGATCGGTGTATCTGAAGGATACAAAAAAGAACTGGAATTAGTCGGTGTTGGTTATCGTGTGTCTAACACAGGCCAGCTGTTGGATCTTTCTTTAGGTTATACTCACAACATTTATTTGCAGTTGCCTAAAGAAGTGAAAGTTGAAACGAAGACTGAGAGAAATAAGAATCCTCTTATTATCCTTGAATCAGCTGATAAGCAATTAATAGGTCAGATTTGTGCAAAGATTCGTTCATTCAGAATGCCGGAACCGTATAAAGGTAAAGGTATTAAGTTTGTGGGTGAAGAAATTCGCAGAAAGTCTGGTAAATCAGCAGGTAAGTAA
- the rpsH gene encoding 30S ribosomal protein S8 has protein sequence MTDPIADYLTRLRNAIKAKHRVVEVPASNLKKEITKILFEKGYILNFKFVEEGPQGTIKIALKYDLVNKVNAIKKLQRVSTPGLRKYTGYKEMPRVLNGLGIAVLSTSKGVMTDKEARDLKIGGEVLCYVY, from the coding sequence ATGACAGATCCTATTGCAGATTATTTGACAAGATTGCGTAATGCAATTAAAGCGAAGCACAGAGTTGTTGAAGTGCCGGCGTCAAATTTAAAGAAAGAGATCACTAAGATCCTTTTCGAAAAGGGCTACATTCTTAACTTCAAGTTTGTAGAAGAAGGTCCTCAGGGTACAATTAAGATTGCCCTGAAGTATGACTTGGTAAACAAAGTGAATGCGATCAAGAAACTTCAGAGAGTTTCTACTCCAGGTTTGCGTAAGTACACTGGTTACAAAGAAATGCCGAGAGTATTGAATGGTTTAGGTATTGCCGTTCTTTCTACTTCTAAGGGTGTGATGACAGACAAAGAAGCCCGCGATTTGAAGATCGGTGGCGAAGTATTATGTTATGTTTATTAA
- the rpsN gene encoding 30S ribosomal protein S14, translating to MAKESMKAREVKRAKLVEKYAAKRAQLKAEGNYDALQSLPKNASPVRLHNRCKITGRPKGYVRQFGISRIQFREMASNGLIPGVKKASW from the coding sequence ATGGCTAAGGAATCAATGAAGGCCCGCGAGGTTAAAAGAGCAAAGCTTGTTGAAAAATACGCTGCTAAAAGAGCACAGCTTAAAGCAGAAGGCAACTATGACGCTTTGCAGTCTTTACCTAAAAATGCTTCTCCTGTACGTTTGCACAACCGTTGCAAAATTACAGGTCGTCCGAAAGGGTATGTACGCCAGTTCGGCATTTCACGTATTCAGTTCCGTGAAATGGCATCCAATGGTTTAATACCGGGTGTAAAGAAAGCAAGTTGGTAA
- the rplE gene encoding 50S ribosomal protein L5 translates to MSNTASLKKEYQDRIVPALTKEFGYKSVMQVPVLKKIVINQGLGMAAADKKIIDIAISELSTITGQKAVATVSKKDISNFKLRKKMPIGVMVTLRREQMYEFLERLVRIALPRIRDFKGIESKLDGRGNYTMGIQEQIIFPEINIDNITKILGMNITFVTSAKTDEEGYALLREFGLPFKNAKKD, encoded by the coding sequence ATGAGCAATACTGCCAGTCTTAAAAAAGAATATCAGGACAGAATTGTTCCTGCTTTGACGAAAGAGTTCGGTTATAAATCAGTAATGCAAGTTCCCGTACTGAAGAAGATTGTTATCAATCAGGGTTTGGGTATGGCTGCTGCTGATAAGAAGATTATCGATATCGCCATCAGCGAATTGTCTACAATCACTGGTCAAAAGGCCGTTGCGACAGTTTCTAAAAAGGATATCTCTAACTTCAAGTTGCGTAAGAAAATGCCTATCGGTGTAATGGTAACATTGCGTCGTGAACAAATGTATGAATTCCTGGAAAGATTAGTTCGTATCGCTCTTCCTCGTATTCGTGACTTCAAAGGTATTGAAAGTAAGTTGGATGGTAGAGGTAATTATACCATGGGTATTCAGGAACAAATCATTTTCCCTGAAATAAATATCGATAATATTACCAAAATATTGGGAATGAATATTACCTTTGTGACCTCTGCGAAAACAGATGAGGAAGGGTATGCTCTATTGAGAGAATTTGGGTTGCCTTTTAAAAATGCAAAAAAAGACTAA
- the rplX gene encoding 50S ribosomal protein L24: protein MSKLHIKKGDIVFVNTGEDKGKTGRVLQVLVDENRAIVEGVNMVSKHTKPNAKNPQGGIEKKEAPIHLSNLNVVDPKSGKPTRIGRKENAEGALVRYSKKSGEEIK, encoded by the coding sequence ATGAGTAAATTACATATCAAAAAAGGCGATATAGTTTTTGTTAATACCGGCGAAGACAAAGGTAAAACAGGTCGTGTTTTACAGGTGCTCGTAGATGAGAACCGTGCTATTGTTGAAGGTGTTAATATGGTATCAAAGCATACCAAGCCTAATGCAAAGAATCCGCAAGGAGGAATTGAAAAGAAAGAAGCTCCTATCCATCTTTCTAACCTGAACGTGGTTGATCCTAAATCTGGAAAACCGACACGTATCGGCCGTAAGGAAAATGCAGAAGGTGCTTTAGTTCGTTATTCTAAAAAATCTGGGGAGGAAATTAAGTAA
- the rplN gene encoding 50S ribosomal protein L14: MIQQESRLVVADNSGAKEALCIRVLGGTRKRYATVGDVIVVAIKSVIPSSDVKKGAVSKAIIVRTKKEIRRQDGSYIRFDDNACVLLNAGGDIRGSRIFGPVARELRATNMKIVSLAPEVL, encoded by the coding sequence ATGATACAACAAGAATCAAGACTAGTAGTAGCAGATAACAGTGGCGCAAAAGAAGCATTATGTATCCGTGTTTTGGGCGGAACAAGAAAACGCTATGCCACTGTTGGGGATGTAATTGTAGTTGCAATTAAGAGTGTAATCCCGTCAAGTGATGTGAAGAAGGGTGCTGTTTCTAAAGCTATCATTGTTCGCACTAAAAAAGAAATCCGTCGCCAGGATGGTTCATACATCCGTTTCGATGATAACGCTTGCGTATTGTTGAATGCCGGTGGTGATATTCGTGGAAGCCGTATCTTCGGTCCGGTTGCCAGAGAACTTCGTGCAACAAATATGAAAATTGTTTCACTTGCACCTGAAGTACTTTAA
- the rpsQ gene encoding 30S ribosomal protein S17, whose protein sequence is METRNLRKERTGVVTSNKMEKSITVAIKWKEKHPIYGKFVNKTKKYHAHDEKNECNIGDTVKIMETRPLSKTKRWRLVQIIERAK, encoded by the coding sequence ATGGAAACTAGAAATTTAAGAAAAGAAAGAACGGGCGTGGTTACTAGCAACAAGATGGAAAAAAGCATCACAGTTGCTATTAAATGGAAGGAAAAACACCCCATTTATGGTAAGTTCGTTAATAAAACGAAGAAATATCATGCTCACGACGAAAAGAACGAGTGTAATATCGGTGATACCGTAAAAATTATGGAAACTCGTCCTTTGAGCAAAACAAAGAGATGGAGATTAGTTCAAATAATCGAAAGAGCTAAGTAA
- the rpmC gene encoding 50S ribosomal protein L29, which yields MKIAEIRELSTKELLERVDAEVAAYDQKVINHTISPTDNPAQIKQQRRMIARMKTELRQRELNNK from the coding sequence ATGAAGATTGCAGAAATTAGAGAATTAAGCACAAAAGAATTGCTTGAAAGAGTTGATGCTGAGGTTGCTGCCTACGATCAGAAGGTTATTAACCACACTATCTCTCCGACAGACAATCCTGCACAGATTAAACAACAACGCAGGATGATTGCGCGCATGAAAACAGAATTGCGCCAGAGAGAACTTAACAACAAATAA